The Erigeron canadensis isolate Cc75 chromosome 1, C_canadensis_v1, whole genome shotgun sequence genome segment ATGATTATGGGGATGAAATATCTAGCCAAAAAACTCTATCGAATCACCTTTAATCGGAAGAATCACCCAAGAATTGCTTAAGGAAGGGAGGGGCGGTTAGGGTTTGATAAGAATGAAGATGAAACTGATTTTGATTGTAATTAGGGCTTAATTAACCCttaatcccgttttttagtttctcCATATGTCAAAACTGGTCCCTAgacttccttatggctcatattagGCTAAAATAACCTATatggaatacttacaacacattaagcACTTCAAGCACATCTAAAGGCATATAAATATACCTTAAACACATTAGtacatcaatcattaaggcattGAAGCCTCATACCTATAGCACATTAAACACATCtaagcattaaatctcctagagacttaacggacacgtaatgttgacttaacgactcaagtcaactgttaattaaaaagtttgggatgttacagtaTTAGCTATCAACTCTTTTTCAAACTCTAAAATTGTGCGCCCGTTATCTTCAACGATCATGTTGTGCAGAATCACACAACATAACATGATCCGTTTTATCTTGTTGGTACTTTATGGTCACGCATATTGTTCAATAATCTGCCAACAACCTTGAAGAACTCCAAATGCTCGCTCGACATCCTGTCTTGCAGCTTCTTGGTTTTCGAGTCCATCGGGCACTTGAATGACTTAACAAGAGTAGCCCATTCTGGATAAACACCATCTGCTAGGTAATATCCCTTTTGAAACTGCTCCCCATTAACCAAAAACTCTACTTTAGGAGCCTTGTTTCGAAGCAAATCTTCGAACAAATTTGACTCGTTgaggacgttgatgtcgttATTTGAACCAGTAGGGCCAAAGTAGGCATGCCAGATCCACAAATCATACGAagcaaccgcttcaagcatgattgtTGGATGTCCCTTGTCACCTCGGGTGTACTGACCTTGTCATGCCACTAGACAGTTCTTCCAACCCCAATGCATGCAATCTATACTACCAAGCATACCCGGAAACCCATGAACCTCAGCATGTTTAGCAGTCAACCGATCGATATCTGCTTCTGTTGGCCTTTTCAAATACTCGTCACGATAGTGATGTATAACACACTTGCAGAAAGTGTCTAAACACTGGTAGCCCGTATCTTGAGCCATTTGTAAGTACTCATCTAAAGCATTAGCCTTAAAGCTATACGCTAATTGGCGTATGGCAGAAgaatatttctggaaaatgttgAAACCGTGACGACCACTAGCATCTATCGCGCTTTTGTGGAAGAACAGAAAGTGTTTCGGTTGCGGTTCAATGCTTTCAAAGGAGTTTATGTCTCGCATTTGAAACCTTCTACGAAACATGTCAGGTGGGTAAGTTGGTTCTAGCGCAAAGTAATGATCTTATAAAAGCTTTGTGGCACCCACATTATCTCATCGGATCACTCTTCTAGTAAACTTGGGTCTTGAAGAACTTGATGCTTCTTGGCTTTGGTTTTCTTCTTCGTCAAAGATAATATTAAGACACGCGCCTATGACTTCGGGATTGAAAACAACATTCATTTGCGTAACAACATTATTGATTACTTCGTAATCGTCACTagaggatgatgatgaagaacaCGACATTTTTTGTAGTAGTGTGTGCTTAAAATGCTTTGAAAGTGGTATGTTTTAGATTGTTGTATTTTGAAATGATAGTGTAAAATGGGATATAAATAGGaggttgaaaaattaaaataaaaaacaaaaatccacAAAGTAGCCGTTgctaccttttttttaaattaaaaaaatctttttttttttaatttgcaaACAGTAACCGAACTTGGACCCCACCACCACTTCTAGCCGCACGTCTGGAAACGGACTAAACCCACTGGATGCGACGAAGAACACCCCCGTGCTACTAGCGTCCTCCCACACATGTGCGTCGGACGCGGGAGGAACGCATCTATAAGGGCCGGCCTAAACATTAAAAGGTTAACATGACTAAATTTCTTTTCCAAAGCTGGTTTCTTTTAATCATTGAATCCACCAAAGCAaccattttttcaagttgataATTAAACACCAAtgtaaatttgattattattttatcattacTGAAAAATGAGTATTTATACAAGAGTTGACCGCCTTTGACTCGTTTAACCGCCTAACAAACTATTTGAAATATTAACAAAACACCCCCTGACTTATTGCTATATTACATATCAAcccaactaaaatataaaactaaacaATATGTATCAAATGCCCCTCCTAAAGGATTTTTGCCCTTAAAAATCGAAAGTAGGGAAGCGATACTGCAAGTCTTCTAGAAATTCCCATGAAGCTTCCTCCAAAGGAAGTGCATTCCATTGGACCAAAACTTGAATTGCTGACTTGGAACCTCTCTTCACCATCCTCTTATCCACTACAGCCCTGGGAGTCAAAATAAACCTTGGACCCCGAGGTAAAGGTGCATTATGAACTGATAGACCGTGAGCTTTTTTAAGCAAGGACACATGAAAAGTATAATGAAC includes the following:
- the LOC122609301 gene encoding uncharacterized protein LOC122609301; translation: MFRRRFQMRDINSFESIEPQPKHFLFFHKSAIDASGRHGFNIFQKYSSAIRQLAYSFKANALDEYLQMAQDTGYQCLDTFCKCVIHHYRDEYLKRPTEADIDRLTAKHAEVHGFPGQYTRGDKGHPTIMLEAVASYDLWIWHAYFGPTGSNNDINVLNESNLFEDLLRNKAPKVEFLVNGEQFQKGYYLADGVYPEWATLVKSFKCPMDSKTKKLQDRMSSEHLEFFKVVGRLLNNMRDHKVPTR